Proteins found in one Desulfovibrio porci genomic segment:
- a CDS encoding ABC transporter ATP-binding protein, translating to MLEIRDLHVRYGGIQAVQGVSLSIARGSIVTLIGANGAGKSSIIRSIAGLNKTISGEIFFTRHDGEEPVSLRGLKPEDMVRKGISLSPEGRRILPHLSVEENLYLGAYSRKDKDEIAADLEWVYSLFPRLKERSWQKGGTLSGGEQQMLAVGRALMSRPDLLMLDEPSLGLAPLLVREIFEIIKRINAEGKTVLLVEQNAFAALSVAHYAYILEVGRVVLEGPGRELLENPKVKEAYLGG from the coding sequence ATGCTTGAAATACGCGATCTTCATGTGCGCTACGGCGGCATCCAGGCCGTGCAGGGCGTCAGCCTTTCCATTGCGCGCGGCAGCATAGTGACCCTGATCGGGGCCAACGGCGCGGGCAAGAGCAGCATCATCCGCTCCATCGCCGGGCTGAACAAAACGATCAGCGGGGAGATTTTCTTTACCCGGCATGACGGCGAGGAGCCGGTATCCCTCAGGGGCCTGAAACCTGAAGACATGGTGCGCAAGGGCATTTCCCTGTCGCCCGAGGGTCGCCGCATCCTGCCGCACCTGAGCGTGGAGGAAAATCTTTATCTGGGCGCGTATTCGCGCAAGGACAAGGATGAGATCGCGGCGGACCTGGAGTGGGTGTACAGCCTTTTCCCGCGCCTCAAGGAGCGGAGCTGGCAGAAGGGCGGCACGCTGTCCGGCGGCGAGCAGCAGATGCTGGCCGTGGGCCGGGCGCTGATGAGCCGCCCGGACCTGCTCATGCTTGACGAGCCTTCGCTGGGTCTGGCCCCGTTGCTGGTGCGTGAGATTTTCGAGATCATCAAGCGGATCAACGCTGAGGGCAAAACCGTGCTTCTGGTGGAACAGAACGCCTTTGCCGCGCTTTCCGTGGCCCACTATGCCTACATTCTGGAGGTGGGCCGGGTGGTGTTGGAAGGGCCGGGCCGGGAGCTGCTGGAAAATCCCAAGGTCAAGGAAGCCTATCTGGGCGGTTGA
- a CDS encoding ABC transporter ATP-binding protein has translation MSGFVLPTPPDYAGALLLARDVTMRFGGVTAVSELTLAVPQGTIVGIIGPNGAGKTTVFNVLSGFYTPQEGDVVFAGKSIKGRKPYDICRLGMARTFQNIRLSQQMTVLENIMVGCHVRRHCPWWMAPLGLPRYYREEADIARKGRQLAERVNLGDQLYEKAGSLPYGAQRRLEIARALATEPRLLLLDEPAAGMNPQESLGLMHFIQHIRDEFDLTILLIEHDMKVVMGVCQYIWVMEYGALIAEGDPEAVRNNPVVIRAYLGEDVAVQHA, from the coding sequence ATGAGCGGCTTTGTATTGCCCACGCCGCCCGACTATGCGGGCGCGCTGCTGCTGGCCAGGGACGTGACCATGCGCTTCGGCGGAGTGACGGCCGTGAGCGAGCTGACCCTGGCCGTTCCGCAGGGGACCATCGTGGGGATTATCGGCCCTAACGGCGCCGGCAAAACCACGGTGTTCAACGTGCTGAGCGGTTTTTACACCCCCCAGGAAGGAGATGTGGTTTTCGCGGGCAAGAGCATCAAGGGCCGCAAACCCTATGACATCTGCCGTCTGGGCATGGCCCGTACCTTTCAGAATATCCGGCTTTCGCAGCAGATGACCGTGCTGGAGAATATCATGGTGGGCTGCCATGTGCGCCGCCACTGCCCCTGGTGGATGGCTCCGTTGGGCCTGCCGCGTTATTACCGGGAAGAGGCGGACATTGCCCGCAAGGGGCGGCAACTGGCCGAGCGCGTGAACCTGGGCGATCAGTTGTATGAAAAGGCGGGCAGCCTGCCGTATGGCGCTCAGCGCCGCCTGGAAATAGCCCGCGCCCTGGCCACAGAACCGCGCCTGCTTCTGCTGGACGAACCGGCGGCGGGCATGAATCCTCAGGAAAGCCTGGGGCTGATGCATTTCATCCAGCATATCCGGGACGAGTTCGATCTGACCATTCTGCTTATCGAGCACGACATGAAAGTGGTCATGGGCGTATGCCAGTATATCTGGGTCATGGAGTACGGCGCGCTGATCGCGGAGGGCGATCCCGAGGCCGTGCGCAACAATCCTGTGGTCATCCGCGCCTATCTGGGTGAGGACGTGGCGGTGCAGCATGCTTGA
- a CDS encoding branched-chain amino acid ABC transporter permease has translation MRLNRSTLLNIAAMFLLGCALWQAESFLGDYQIYIAKLIFINIILALSLNLIYGFTGLFSLGHAGFIAVGAYVSALCILSPEQKEMMWILEPIIWPFSELFTPFWASVLAGGVVATIFAFFIAVPVLRLGDDYLGIATLGFAEIIRVLIVNATVVTNGSLGIKGIPSHATLLACYGWALFTLIVLARLVFSNFGNVLRCIRDNEIAASVMGINVFRYKVLSFCIGAFFAGVGGALLGSHLSTIDPKMFNFLLTFNVLMFVVAGGLGSLTGSILGATVITILLEWLRAIEEPMNLGFIELPGIPGMRMVVFSLVLLAIILYRREGIMGTRELTWTRIFAFLRRHKA, from the coding sequence ATGCGTCTGAACCGCAGCACCCTCCTGAACATTGCGGCTATGTTTCTGCTGGGCTGCGCGCTCTGGCAGGCGGAAAGCTTTCTGGGCGACTACCAGATCTACATCGCCAAGCTGATCTTCATCAACATCATCCTGGCCCTCTCCCTGAACCTGATTTACGGCTTCACGGGCCTGTTTTCCCTGGGCCACGCGGGCTTCATCGCCGTGGGGGCCTATGTCTCGGCCCTGTGCATCCTTTCGCCGGAGCAGAAGGAGATGATGTGGATTCTGGAACCCATCATCTGGCCTTTCTCCGAGCTGTTCACTCCCTTCTGGGCGTCCGTGCTGGCCGGGGGCGTGGTGGCCACGATCTTTGCCTTTTTCATCGCCGTGCCTGTGCTGCGTCTGGGCGACGACTATCTGGGCATCGCCACTCTGGGTTTCGCCGAGATCATCCGCGTGCTCATCGTCAACGCCACGGTCGTGACCAACGGTTCGCTGGGCATCAAGGGCATACCGTCCCATGCCACGTTGCTGGCCTGTTACGGCTGGGCGCTGTTCACCCTCATTGTTCTGGCGCGTCTGGTGTTCAGCAATTTCGGCAACGTGCTGCGCTGCATCCGCGACAATGAAATCGCGGCCAGCGTCATGGGCATCAACGTCTTTCGCTACAAGGTGCTTTCCTTCTGCATCGGCGCTTTTTTCGCGGGGGTGGGCGGCGCGCTGCTGGGCAGCCACCTTTCCACCATCGACCCCAAGATGTTTAACTTTCTGCTGACCTTCAACGTGCTCATGTTCGTGGTGGCCGGCGGTCTGGGGTCGCTGACCGGCAGCATTCTCGGCGCCACGGTGATCACCATCCTGCTGGAATGGCTGCGGGCCATCGAGGAGCCCATGAATCTGGGTTTCATCGAACTGCCCGGCATTCCGGGCATGCGCATGGTGGTTTTTTCACTGGTGCTGCTGGCGATCATCCTTTACCGGCGCGAGGGCATCATGGGCACGCGCGAACTGACCTGGACGAGGATTTTCGCCTTCCTGAGGAGGCATAAGGCATGA
- a CDS encoding branched-chain amino acid ABC transporter permease, producing MSLDMFLQHCFNALTLGSLYALIAIGYTMVYGILRLINFAHGDILMVGAYFVFFGTFAFGWPWGIAAIMAIAGASLLGVIIERVAYRPLRDAPRISALISAIAVSFFIESLAVVVFTGQPRPVLQPEWLVSEWQVGGLRILRLTAFVPAMTAVLVGILLYIVYRTKPGLAMRAISKDIETTRLLGVRVDNIIAFTFCMGSALAAASGIMWALRYPQVHPYMGIMPGLKAFIAAVFGGIGSIQGAVIGGVALGFVEIMTVAFMPELSGYRDAFAFVLLVLVLLFKPTGLLGERMEEKI from the coding sequence ATGAGCCTTGACATGTTTCTGCAGCACTGTTTCAACGCCCTGACCCTGGGGTCGCTCTACGCGCTGATCGCCATCGGCTATACCATGGTCTACGGCATCCTGCGCCTGATCAACTTCGCTCACGGCGACATCCTGATGGTGGGCGCGTATTTCGTCTTTTTCGGCACCTTCGCCTTCGGCTGGCCTTGGGGCATTGCCGCCATCATGGCCATCGCCGGGGCCAGCCTGCTGGGTGTGATCATCGAGCGGGTGGCCTACCGGCCCCTGCGCGACGCCCCGCGCATTTCGGCCCTGATCAGCGCCATCGCGGTGTCCTTTTTCATTGAAAGTCTCGCTGTGGTGGTGTTTACCGGTCAGCCCCGGCCCGTGCTTCAGCCGGAATGGCTGGTTTCGGAATGGCAGGTGGGGGGCTTGCGCATTCTGCGCCTGACGGCCTTCGTCCCGGCCATGACCGCCGTGCTGGTGGGCATTCTGCTCTACATCGTCTACCGCACCAAGCCGGGCCTGGCCATGCGGGCCATCTCCAAGGATATTGAGACTACGCGCCTCCTCGGCGTGCGGGTGGACAACATCATCGCCTTCACCTTTTGCATGGGCTCGGCCCTGGCCGCGGCCTCGGGCATTATGTGGGCCTTGCGTTATCCGCAAGTACACCCTTACATGGGCATCATGCCCGGCCTGAAAGCCTTTATCGCGGCGGTGTTCGGCGGCATCGGCTCCATTCAGGGCGCGGTGATCGGCGGCGTGGCCCTGGGTTTTGTGGAAATCATGACCGTGGCTTTCATGCCCGAGCTTTCCGGCTACCGCGACGCCTTCGCCTTTGTGTTGCTGGTGCTGGTTCTGCTGTTCAAGCCCACGGGCCTGTTGGGCGAACGCATGGAGGAAAAAATCTGA
- a CDS encoding ABC transporter substrate-binding protein: MKLGKHLAVLAALTLSLGFGAQTAPAADKDPIKIGVYLPLTGQNAFGGQLELEGVRLAQKEMPTVLDRPVDLVVVDNKSDKVEAANAVKRLVERDKVVALIGTYGSSLAMAGAEVAEKAKVPGVGTSCTNPLVTQGKKYYFRACFIDPYQGAAAATYAFENLGFKKAAVLMDMTNDYAVGLSSFFARSFKKLGGEVVANLKYSSGDQDFTAQLTELISKKPDIVFMPAYFAEGAIIMKQARELGATFRLMGADAMDNPDTVKLGGKAAEGFLHTTFPYDPQMTNMSPEAKRFTEAWKAAYPDKETNVNGALGYNCYFLIVDAIKRANSADPQAIAKALAETKGLPTALGKLSINKNHDAEMPVGIIEYKNGQRVYVGEVTPK, encoded by the coding sequence ATGAAACTGGGCAAACATCTCGCGGTGCTGGCCGCGCTGACGCTTTCGCTGGGTTTTGGAGCGCAGACCGCGCCTGCCGCGGACAAGGATCCCATCAAAATCGGCGTGTACCTGCCGCTGACCGGCCAGAACGCCTTCGGCGGCCAATTGGAGCTGGAAGGCGTGCGCCTGGCCCAGAAGGAAATGCCCACGGTGCTGGACCGTCCCGTGGATCTTGTGGTGGTGGACAACAAGTCCGACAAGGTGGAAGCGGCCAATGCCGTGAAACGCCTTGTGGAACGCGACAAGGTCGTGGCTCTTATCGGCACCTACGGTTCCTCACTGGCCATGGCCGGCGCTGAAGTGGCCGAAAAAGCCAAAGTGCCCGGCGTGGGCACCTCCTGCACCAACCCGCTGGTGACCCAGGGCAAGAAATACTATTTCCGCGCCTGCTTCATCGATCCCTACCAGGGCGCGGCCGCGGCCACCTATGCCTTTGAAAATCTCGGCTTCAAAAAAGCCGCCGTGCTCATGGATATGACCAACGACTATGCCGTGGGCCTGTCCAGTTTCTTCGCGCGCTCCTTCAAGAAATTGGGTGGCGAAGTGGTGGCCAACCTCAAGTACAGCTCCGGCGATCAGGACTTCACGGCCCAGCTCACCGAGTTGATCTCCAAAAAGCCCGACATCGTCTTCATGCCCGCCTACTTCGCCGAAGGCGCCATCATCATGAAGCAGGCCCGCGAACTGGGCGCGACCTTCCGCCTGATGGGCGCGGACGCCATGGATAACCCGGACACCGTCAAACTGGGCGGCAAGGCGGCGGAAGGCTTTTTGCACACCACCTTCCCCTATGATCCCCAAATGACCAACATGAGCCCCGAGGCCAAACGCTTCACCGAGGCCTGGAAAGCAGCCTATCCCGACAAGGAAACCAACGTGAACGGCGCTTTGGGCTATAACTGCTACTTCCTGATCGTGGACGCCATCAAGCGAGCCAATTCGGCCGATCCCCAGGCCATCGCCAAGGCCCTGGCCGAAACCAAGGGTCTGCCCACCGCTCTGGGCAAACTCTCCATCAACAAGAACCACGACGCTGAAATGCCCGTGGGCATCATCGAATACAAGAACGGCCAGCGCGTCTATGTGGGCGAAGTAACGCCCAAGTAA